In 'Nostoc azollae' 0708, the following are encoded in one genomic region:
- a CDS encoding response regulator transcription factor, with translation MHILYIEDEAKIANFVCAGLKEQGFVVDYIDNGDEGYYRAMENEYDVIVLDIMLPGKDGLAILKSLRRAGRNLPVILLTARNELDDRLEGLNLGADDYLSKPFFVEELIARIHAVIRRISGERQNILRVGSLALDRITREVTCNYQLVELTTREFNLLEYLMRSPGRVFTRTQILEHVWGYDFNPNTNLVDVCVQRLRKKIEKVAGDSWIDSVRSVGYLFRKSGKIGDI, from the coding sequence ATGCACATTTTGTACATCGAAGACGAAGCGAAAATTGCCAACTTCGTCTGTGCAGGATTGAAAGAACAAGGTTTTGTTGTCGATTATATTGATAATGGCGATGAAGGTTATTACCGGGCAATGGAAAACGAATATGATGTTATTGTACTAGATATCATGTTACCAGGCAAAGACGGACTAGCAATTTTGAAAAGCTTGCGTCGCGCTGGACGTAATTTACCAGTAATATTATTAACTGCTCGTAATGAACTAGATGATCGGCTAGAAGGATTAAATTTAGGTGCAGATGATTACTTATCCAAACCGTTTTTTGTTGAAGAATTAATAGCCAGAATTCATGCAGTTATTCGTCGCATATCTGGAGAACGTCAAAACATCCTCCGCGTCGGTTCTCTTGCATTAGATCGGATTACCCGCGAAGTAACCTGTAATTATCAATTAGTAGAATTAACTACTCGTGAATTTAACTTATTAGAATATTTAATGCGTTCTCCTGGTAGGGTATTTACCCGGACACAAATTCTCGAACACGTTTGGGGTTATGATTTCAATCCTAATACTAATTTAGTCGATGTTTGCGTACAAAGATTGCGAAAAAAAATTGAAAAAGTCGCAGGTGATAGTTGGATTGATAGCGTGCGTAGTGTTGGTTATTTATTTCGTAAATCAGGAAAAATAGGTGATATCTGA
- a CDS encoding Spy/CpxP family protein refolding chaperone: MIGAVSILIPISSVLAVTKTHSAPIIAQGTQNQRPDREGEPSDGFAPPPPSGGRGEQRGNGELPWAKEINLSSEQEAQIKQLHEKGKKDTKSLSSQLMEAHKQMRSLFASGASPEKLRKQYQTVQGLRQKLDNKRFEMMLAERQVLTAQQRNQLGKLMEQRQVRKRQLQLR; encoded by the coding sequence TTGATAGGTGCAGTATCAATTTTAATCCCTATTAGTAGTGTGCTAGCAGTAACCAAAACCCACTCAGCACCGATTATTGCACAAGGAACACAGAATCAACGACCAGATCGTGAAGGAGAACCAAGTGATGGTTTTGCTCCCCCTCCTCCTAGTGGTGGTAGAGGTGAACAAAGAGGTAATGGAGAACTACCTTGGGCTAAGGAAATTAATCTTTCTAGTGAACAAGAAGCACAAATTAAGCAACTTCATGAAAAAGGTAAAAAAGATACTAAATCCCTAAGTTCACAATTAATGGAAGCTCATAAACAAATGCGATCACTGTTTGCAAGTGGTGCTTCTCCAGAAAAGTTACGCAAACAATACCAAACAGTCCAAGGGTTACGTCAAAAACTTGATAATAAACGTTTTGAAATGATGTTAGCTGAACGACAAGTTTTAACAGCACAACAGCGTAACCAGTTAGGGAAATTAATGGAGCAGCGTCAGGTGAGGAAACGGCAATTACAACTGAGGTAA
- a CDS encoding aspartate kinase, producing the protein MALIVQKYGGSSVGSVERIQAVAKRVYKTVQAGNSVVVVVSAMGKTTDGLVKLANEISKSPNRREMDMLLSTGEQVTIALLSMALQEIGQAAISMTGAQVGIVTEAEHTRARILHIETGRLMGQINLGKVVVVAGFQGISSARKMEITTLGRGGSDTSAVALAAALGANFCEIYTDVPGILTTDPRLVPEAQLMTEITCDEMLELASLGAKVLHPRAVEIARNYGVPLVVRSSWTDQPGTWVTTSRTQERSLVNLELARPVDAIEFDINQAKFSLLRVPDKPGVAARLFGEISRQNVDVDLIIQSIHEGNTNDIAFTVNTHILKRDEAIAASIAPALRSQPNSDEAEVLVESNTAKVSISGAGMIGRPGVAAKIFATLAQAKVNIQMISTSEVKVSCLVDATDCDRAIVALCNAFEITASPAVLASPTPESPAVRGVALDMNQARLAIRQVPDQPGMAAKLFGLLAEYNISVDMIIQSQRCRVVDGVTRRDIAFTVARMDVENAQQKLTQVADELGWGEVVLDNAIAKVSIVGSGMVGQPGIAAKMFTALAENKINIQMIATSEIKISCVVGQDEGVKALQVIHTAFDLAGSEKFVVPV; encoded by the coding sequence ATGGCCCTTATAGTTCAGAAATACGGTGGTTCATCTGTTGGTTCTGTAGAACGTATCCAAGCGGTTGCAAAGCGGGTTTACAAAACTGTGCAAGCAGGAAATTCCGTTGTCGTAGTCGTTTCCGCGATGGGAAAAACCACCGATGGACTGGTGAAACTAGCCAATGAAATCTCTAAAAGTCCTAACCGTCGGGAAATGGATATGCTGCTTTCCACTGGGGAGCAAGTCACGATCGCTTTATTGAGTATGGCTTTGCAGGAAATTGGACAAGCGGCAATTTCTATGACTGGCGCTCAGGTAGGAATTGTTACCGAAGCTGAACACACCCGCGCTCGGATTTTGCATATTGAAACAGGGCGTTTGATGGGGCAGATTAATTTAGGTAAAGTGGTTGTTGTGGCTGGATTCCAAGGTATTTCTAGCGCTAGAAAAATGGAAATTACTACTTTGGGACGTGGTGGTTCTGACACTTCTGCAGTAGCTTTGGCAGCGGCATTAGGGGCAAATTTCTGTGAAATTTATACAGATGTACCAGGTATTTTAACTACAGACCCCCGCCTTGTCCCAGAAGCCCAGTTGATGACAGAAATCACCTGTGATGAAATGCTGGAACTAGCTAGTTTAGGTGCGAAAGTATTACATCCCCGTGCGGTGGAAATAGCGAGGAATTATGGTGTGCCTTTGGTGGTCCGCTCAAGTTGGACCGATCAACCAGGGACTTGGGTCACAACTTCCAGAACTCAAGAGCGATCGCTCGTCAATTTAGAATTAGCTCGTCCTGTGGATGCGATAGAATTTGATATAAACCAGGCTAAATTCTCTTTGCTGCGTGTACCAGATAAGCCGGGAGTGGCAGCGCGGTTATTTGGGGAAATTTCCCGGCAAAATGTTGATGTAGATTTGATTATTCAGTCAATTCATGAAGGTAATACTAATGATATTGCTTTCACAGTAAATACACATATATTAAAACGCGATGAAGCTATAGCAGCCTCTATTGCCCCGGCTTTGAGAAGTCAACCTAATTCAGATGAAGCTGAAGTTTTAGTAGAAAGTAATACAGCCAAAGTGAGTATTTCTGGGGCGGGAATGATTGGCCGTCCTGGTGTGGCTGCCAAGATATTTGCTACCTTAGCGCAAGCTAAAGTAAATATTCAAATGATTTCTACCAGTGAAGTGAAAGTGAGTTGCTTGGTAGATGCGACAGATTGCGATCGCGCTATTGTTGCTCTCTGTAACGCTTTTGAAATTACTGCTTCCCCCGCTGTCCTTGCTTCCCCAACTCCTGAATCTCCTGCTGTGCGTGGTGTTGCTTTAGATATGAATCAAGCGCGGTTAGCAATTCGCCAAGTTCCAGATCAACCAGGGATGGCTGCAAAATTGTTTGGATTATTGGCAGAATATAACATCAGCGTGGATATGATTATTCAGTCCCAACGCTGCCGGGTAGTGGATGGTGTAACACGTCGGGATATTGCCTTTACTGTGGCTAGGATGGATGTAGAAAACGCCCAACAAAAATTAACCCAAGTAGCAGATGAACTAGGATGGGGTGAAGTAGTTTTAGATAATGCGATCGCCAAAGTCAGTATCGTTGGTTCTGGGATGGTAGGACAACCAGGTATTGCAGCCAAAATGTTTACAGCTTTAGCAGAAAATAAAATTAACATCCAAATGATTGCTACTTCGGAAATTAAAATTAGTTGTGTTGTGGGACAAGATGAAGGTGTCAAAGCTTTACAAGTCATTCATACAGCTTTTGATTTAGCTGGTAGTGAAAAATTTGTAGTCCCAGTGTGA
- a CDS encoding sensor histidine kinase — MNTKYMEFNLKIRSFRLRIALLSASLAGSALIGFGFASCLLIYKTKVDALDAEIKSQLLANNTRPPRFDNTLQKSTALLVVDRDGETLYQSNNWPSDLNSTILCSPQSELNCQPFPPPLPPRQQRQFLIPNQLPPLPPPMKLSQVSTKQTYQEVWRIGVITSPHHRLIIAISLSEIDREMSVIRNVFSIAVPIVLILVAIAAWWLSGTALQPIRKVTTTIRGVTVKGLSQRIPMGTTDVEFIELIGVFNQMMERLERSFQQASRFSGDAAHELKTPLAILQGELELALQKAEPASQLQQSLSNLINEVRRLSSIVRKLLLLSLADAGQMQLYQIDVDVSKILADLIEDIEILAPDLQVETNIAADLWVKADKDLLTQIIQNLISNAIKYNVPSGWLRIDCQHKNNLVYLTVTNSSQDISPQDKERLFERFYRGDLSHNRQIEGIGLGLSLSREIARAHNGDLQLDDTFIGETAFTLKLGFSTPSTLTPTPLS; from the coding sequence TTGAATACAAAATATATGGAGTTTAATTTGAAAATTCGTTCATTTCGTCTTCGCATTGCTTTACTGTCAGCCTCACTCGCTGGTAGTGCATTGATAGGATTTGGTTTTGCCTCTTGCTTGCTGATTTATAAAACAAAAGTTGACGCGCTTGATGCAGAAATCAAAAGCCAGTTATTAGCAAATAACACTCGTCCACCCAGATTTGATAATACTTTACAGAAATCAACGGCTTTATTAGTAGTAGATAGAGATGGAGAAACATTATATCAATCAAATAATTGGCCATCTGATTTAAATTCAACAATACTATGTTCACCACAGTCTGAATTAAATTGTCAGCCGTTTCCACCACCATTACCACCGAGACAGCAACGACAATTTCTGATTCCAAATCAATTACCACCTTTACCACCACCAATGAAACTTTCTCAAGTCTCCACAAAGCAAACATACCAGGAAGTTTGGCGAATTGGTGTGATCACATCCCCTCATCACCGTTTGATTATTGCTATTAGTCTAAGTGAAATTGACCGCGAAATGAGTGTGATTCGCAACGTTTTTTCGATTGCAGTCCCAATTGTACTAATTTTAGTAGCGATCGCAGCTTGGTGGTTGTCAGGAACAGCTTTACAACCCATCCGTAAAGTAACCACAACTATTCGCGGTGTAACAGTCAAAGGACTAAGTCAGCGCATTCCTATGGGTACAACTGATGTTGAGTTCATCGAACTAATTGGAGTTTTCAATCAAATGATGGAACGTTTAGAACGCAGTTTTCAACAAGCATCCCGGTTTAGTGGAGATGCAGCACATGAACTGAAAACACCATTAGCAATTTTACAAGGAGAATTAGAGTTAGCTTTACAAAAAGCTGAACCCGCCTCCCAACTTCAGCAAAGTTTAAGTAACCTAATTAATGAAGTCAGACGTTTAAGTTCGATTGTCAGAAAACTACTGTTATTATCTTTAGCTGATGCTGGGCAAATGCAATTATATCAAATTGATGTGGATGTATCAAAAATTTTAGCAGATCTTATTGAAGATATAGAAATTCTTGCTCCTGATTTGCAGGTGGAAACAAATATTGCTGCTGATTTATGGGTCAAAGCAGACAAAGATTTACTAACTCAAATTATCCAAAATTTGATTAGCAATGCCATTAAATATAATGTTCCTTCTGGATGGTTAAGAATTGATTGCCAACATAAAAATAATTTAGTTTATTTAACTGTCACCAATAGTTCTCAAGACATTTCTCCCCAGGATAAGGAAAGATTATTTGAGCGTTTTTATCGTGGTGATTTGTCACACAATCGCCAAATTGAAGGTATTGGGTTAGGATTGAGTTTATCACGGGAAATAGCCCGCGCTCATAACGGAGATTTGCAGTTAGATGATACATTTATTGGTGAGACTGCTTTTACATTAAAGTTAGGGTTTTCTACACCCAGCACCCTAACTCCTACACCTCTTTCATAG